A window from Terriglobales bacterium encodes these proteins:
- a CDS encoding DNA-processing protein DprA, translating into VIIISGMARGVDTAGHRGALVAKARTVAVFGTGIDVIYPRENKKIADSILALGGALASEFPLGTFAAPQNFPIRNRIISGMAVGVLVVEAGEYSGTRITARCALEQNRELFAVPGNVTNKNSWGPNTLIKQGAKLVATWEDIWEELPADVKQQLADRLPSATAEPATASLFEGQELPPHEKRVLALLKTDEATQIDELVEQLEPELSSSEIFAALFELELAGKVRQLPGKNFVRAF; encoded by the coding sequence GGGTCATCATTATCAGTGGCATGGCCCGCGGGGTGGACACCGCCGGGCACCGCGGCGCCCTCGTGGCCAAGGCCCGGACCGTGGCCGTCTTCGGCACCGGCATCGACGTCATCTACCCGCGCGAGAACAAGAAGATCGCCGACAGCATCCTGGCCCTGGGAGGCGCGCTGGCCAGCGAGTTCCCCCTGGGCACCTTCGCCGCGCCCCAGAACTTTCCCATCCGCAATCGCATCATCAGCGGCATGGCGGTGGGCGTGCTGGTGGTCGAGGCGGGCGAGTATTCAGGCACGCGCATCACCGCGCGCTGCGCCCTGGAGCAGAACCGCGAACTGTTCGCCGTCCCCGGCAACGTGACCAACAAGAACTCCTGGGGGCCAAACACGCTCATCAAGCAGGGCGCCAAGCTGGTGGCCACCTGGGAGGACATCTGGGAAGAGCTGCCCGCGGACGTGAAACAGCAACTGGCCGACCGCCTGCCTTCTGCAACCGCGGAGCCCGCTACGGCATCTCTATTCGAGGGCCAGGAGCTGCCCCCGCACGAAAAGCGGGTCCTGGCGCTGCTCAAGACGGACGAGGCCACTCAGATCGACGAGCTGGTGGAGCAGCTGGAGCCGGAGCTTTCCTCATCGGAGATCTTTGCCGCGCTCTTCGAGCTGGAGCTAGCCGGGAAGGTTCGTCAATTGCCCGGCAAGAATTTTGTTCGCGCCTTCTAA
- the topA gene encoding type I DNA topoisomerase → MSKGLVIVESPAKAKTIQKYLGKGYSVAASLGHVKDLPKSTLGVDLENDFQADYIVIPGKEKVLADLKKRAAGAEAIYLAPDPDREGEAIAAHLAEELGGEAVNGKKKKKKVASRVPIHRVTFNEITKRAVQEAFQQPREIDRKLVDAQLTRRVLDRLVGYQISPLLWDKVRRGLSAGRVQTVAVRLIVEREREIKAFQKQEYWTLDAHLAAAKPPTFDASLVGANPEKNLVPKQEAAQALEAKLRKAEWTVAAVDTRERRRNPYPPFTTSKLQQDSSRKLRFSVKRTMMIAQRLYEGVELGEEGSVGLITYMRTDSTRVSNDALAEVREFIGRDFGAAYLPQDPILYKSKKDAQDAHEAIRPTAVARHPDQIKHYLHEDEYKVYKLIWQRFVASQMNPAVFDQTSVDISARAKDESFPFRVTGSVMKFDGFLKVYEESKEGKDEEDEALKHKLPPLTPGQKLTLKELKPEQHFTEPPPRYNEASLVKELEERGIGRPSTYATILSTIQERQYVQKAGGKFAPTEIGLVVTDLLVANFPDIFDLQYTARLEEELDEIEEGKETGTDTLNEFYKKFEKDLRFAEKHMENVKRMEKPTEEKCERCGSPLVIKWGKHGSFYACSSYKKDDPNSCSFTRENPIDLPDLDSADLQETQHEEYCENCGRPMVLKRGRFGQFMACTGYPDCKTTRRLDQGRKVPDIPLEEKCPQCGRNLVIRHGRYGEFTSCSGYPECKYVKQNLIGVKCPECGEGDLVEKKARKRGNLFYGCSRYPQCKFTSAYKPLAEKCPRCGHAYLVEKTGKAGTVISCPNSECDYSRAGEPVAVA, encoded by the coding sequence TTGAGCAAAGGCTTAGTCATCGTCGAATCGCCGGCCAAGGCCAAGACCATCCAGAAATACCTGGGCAAGGGGTACTCCGTCGCGGCCTCGCTGGGCCACGTCAAGGACCTGCCCAAGAGCACCCTGGGGGTGGACCTGGAGAACGACTTCCAGGCCGACTACATCGTCATCCCGGGCAAGGAAAAGGTCCTGGCCGACCTGAAGAAGCGCGCCGCCGGCGCCGAAGCCATCTACCTGGCTCCCGACCCTGACCGCGAGGGCGAAGCCATCGCTGCCCACCTCGCCGAAGAGCTCGGGGGCGAGGCCGTCAACGGCAAGAAGAAGAAAAAGAAGGTTGCCAGCCGCGTCCCCATCCACCGCGTCACTTTCAACGAGATCACCAAGCGCGCCGTACAGGAGGCCTTCCAGCAGCCCCGCGAGATCGACCGCAAGCTGGTGGACGCGCAGCTCACCCGCCGCGTGCTCGACCGCCTGGTGGGTTACCAGATCTCGCCCCTGCTCTGGGACAAGGTGCGCCGCGGGCTCTCCGCCGGCCGCGTCCAGACCGTGGCCGTGCGCCTCATCGTGGAGCGCGAGCGCGAGATCAAGGCCTTCCAGAAGCAGGAATACTGGACCCTCGACGCCCATCTGGCCGCCGCCAAGCCGCCCACCTTCGATGCCAGCCTGGTAGGCGCCAATCCCGAAAAGAATCTCGTTCCCAAGCAGGAGGCCGCGCAGGCCCTGGAGGCCAAGCTGCGCAAGGCGGAGTGGACGGTGGCCGCGGTGGACACCCGCGAGCGCCGCCGCAACCCCTATCCTCCCTTCACCACCAGCAAGCTGCAGCAGGACTCCTCGCGCAAGCTGCGCTTCAGCGTGAAGCGCACCATGATGATCGCCCAGCGCCTCTACGAAGGCGTGGAGCTGGGGGAAGAAGGGTCGGTCGGCCTCATCACCTACATGCGAACCGATTCCACCCGTGTCTCCAACGACGCCCTGGCGGAGGTGCGCGAATTCATCGGGCGCGACTTCGGCGCCGCCTACCTGCCCCAGGATCCCATCCTGTACAAGTCCAAGAAGGACGCGCAGGACGCCCACGAGGCCATCCGCCCCACCGCGGTCGCCCGCCACCCCGACCAGATCAAGCACTACCTGCACGAAGACGAGTACAAGGTCTACAAGCTCATCTGGCAGCGCTTCGTGGCTTCGCAGATGAACCCCGCCGTCTTCGACCAGACCAGCGTCGACATCAGCGCCCGCGCCAAGGACGAGAGCTTCCCCTTCCGCGTCACCGGCTCGGTGATGAAGTTCGACGGCTTCCTCAAGGTCTACGAGGAGTCCAAGGAAGGCAAGGACGAGGAGGACGAGGCCCTCAAGCACAAGCTGCCGCCGCTAACGCCGGGTCAGAAGCTGACGTTGAAGGAACTCAAGCCGGAGCAGCACTTCACCGAGCCCCCGCCGCGCTACAACGAGGCCTCGCTGGTCAAGGAGCTGGAGGAGCGCGGCATCGGACGTCCCTCCACCTACGCCACCATCCTCTCCACCATCCAGGAGCGCCAGTACGTGCAGAAGGCGGGAGGCAAGTTCGCCCCCACCGAGATCGGGCTGGTGGTCACCGACCTGCTGGTCGCCAATTTCCCCGACATCTTCGACTTGCAGTACACCGCCCGCCTGGAAGAGGAGCTGGACGAGATCGAGGAGGGCAAGGAGACCGGCACCGACACCCTCAACGAGTTCTACAAGAAGTTCGAGAAAGACCTCCGCTTCGCCGAGAAGCACATGGAGAACGTCAAGCGGATGGAGAAGCCCACGGAGGAGAAGTGCGAGCGCTGCGGCTCGCCCCTGGTCATCAAGTGGGGCAAGCACGGCTCCTTCTACGCCTGCAGCTCCTACAAGAAGGACGATCCCAACTCCTGCTCCTTCACCCGCGAGAACCCCATCGACCTCCCCGACCTGGACTCCGCCGACCTGCAGGAGACCCAGCACGAAGAGTACTGCGAGAACTGCGGCCGGCCCATGGTGCTCAAGCGCGGCCGCTTCGGGCAGTTCATGGCCTGCACCGGCTATCCCGACTGCAAGACCACCCGCCGCCTGGACCAGGGACGCAAGGTCCCCGACATCCCCCTGGAGGAGAAGTGCCCGCAGTGCGGGCGCAACCTGGTGATCCGCCACGGCCGCTACGGCGAGTTCACCTCCTGCAGCGGCTATCCCGAGTGCAAGTACGTCAAACAGAACCTGATCGGGGTGAAGTGCCCGGAGTGCGGCGAGGGCGACCTGGTGGAGAAGAAGGCACGCAAGCGCGGTAACCTCTTCTATGGCTGCTCCCGCTATCCCCAGTGCAAATTCACCTCGGCCTACAAGCCGCTGGCGGAGAAGTGTCCGCGCTGCGGCCACGCCTACCTGGTGGAGAAGACCGGCAAAGCGGGCACGGTGATCTCCTGCCCCAACTCCGAGTGCGACTACTCCCGCGCCGGGGAGCCGGTGGCGGTGGCCTGA